The Leptospira sp. WS60.C2 genome includes the window TGCCGATTTATATTTGGAACCCAAATCATCATTCCAAAAATACAACGGCATCGAAGGAAACGGTGTAGGACACACCAGTTCCCCTTTTTCTCCGATCACAGATTTACCCATATCATCAAATACCTGTACATCCATTCCCAAACCTTTGCATTGAATTTCTCCAGCATACACAGGTAAGTTGGGATTCCCTAAAGCAAAACACCCATTTAAATCCGTTCCACCCGAAATCGAAGAGAGTTGAACATCTTTTTTAATTTTATCATAAAGATAATGAAAACCAGAAGTTGGAAGTGGAGAACCCGTAGAAAGAATGACTTTTAACTTCGGTAAAGAAAATTTTTCTCCAACTGAAACATTCTCTTCTTCCAATACAGAAAGATATTTTGCACTTGTACCAAAAACTTGAATGGATTCTTTTTCTGCCATGTTCCAAAGTGTTTCCCAAGTTGGATAAAATGGATTGCCATCAAACTGGTATAAGGTTGCTCCGAGAGCAAGGACCGATTGTGACCAATTCCACATCATCCACCCACAAGTTGTATAATAGAATACTCGATCTCCTTCTGAAACATTACAGTGTAAGGAGAGTTCTTTTGTATGATTTAATAGGACACCTCCACCTTGTACGATGCATTTCGGTAATCCAGTTGTCCCAGAAGAAAACATGATATAAACAGGATCTGAAAATTCAATAGGAGTGTATTCCATTCTTTGAGAACCTTCCATTGGTTTCAAATTTGAATATCGGTATGGATTTTGAATTTTTCCAAAATGCAGGATCGGTTCTATGAAATCATACAGAATTGTTTGTTTGAATTCAGATGATTTTGAAGACGCAAGAGATTGTGTTACTTCTTCCAATTTATCGAGAATCGAAATCTTTTTTCCTTTAAAAAGATAAGATTCAACAGAAATGACTACCTTGGGTTCGATTTGTTCAAAACGATCTAGGATACCTTTCACGCCAAAGTCTGGTGATGCGCTTGCCCAAATGGCACCTAACGAAGTGGTCGCCAACATTCCAATTGTAGAAATTGGTGCATTCGGAACAATACCAACAACTCGATCTCCCTTTTTGACTCCAAGAGTAATCAAATGAGATTGAAGTTTAATGACCTCATTTTTTAAGTCACCATACGTTAACCTTTGTACAACTCCATTCTCTCCATAAAACACAATTGCCAATGCATTCGGATTACCATTCTCAATTAAATTTTCGGCGAAATTAAAAGAGGCCCCAGGAAACCATTTGCTCTTTGAGAAGTGTTCTCCCCTTTCAAATGCTTTCGTTGGTTCTGTGCGCAATCGAAAACCAGATTCCTTTAGCCATTCCATCCAAAACGTTTGAAATTCATCTACCGAATATTTATGGAATGTAACATAATCGGGAAACGACTTCCCAAGTTTTGATTCTAAATGACGTTGGAATCGAGTAAGATTCGTAGATAGATTGACAGGTGTCCACAGAGCATTTTGAGCCATCTTGAGAACTGATCTTTCTGAATTCGAATTTGTAGGCAAGTATGTTTACAGAAATAGCTGGTAGAAAAAAATATTAGAGAAATTCTTGGGAAAATGCTCTTCAATTCGATTGATTATTTCTTCTTTTTCATCGCATGTTATATTCTCTATTGGATTTCACCTTCTCGATTTCGAAAGTACATACTCATCATCTTTTCCTTAATTTTTTATGGATACTGGAGCGGTTCTTTTTTAATACACTTTGTACTTTTTATTATTCTCACACATCTATGTGTGCTCGGAATCTTAAAAACAAAGAAGAGAATCTTTCTTGTACTTGGAGTATCACTTAATCTACTCAACCTTTGTTTTTTCAAATATATACTCACATACCTTAAATATCTCACCTTAGAAGGAGAAGTATCAATTCCCTTCTTCCAGTCCTTATCTGAGTTAGTATTACCGCTTGCAATTAGTTTCTATACGTTTCAGATGATTGCCTATTTGGTAGATGCATGGCGAGGGAAATTTCATGAATCTCCTTTTATCAATTTCCTACTCTTCATTTTATTTTTTCCTCAACTCATCGCTGGTCCCATCATGCGCCATGATGATTTTTATGATCAAATTGATCATGCTAAGTTAAACTTAGATTTTGTCCAAAGAGGAATCCTTCATATCATTTCAGGATTGGTAAAAAAGGTATTGATTGCTGATCAACTTGCGAAACTGATCAACCCAGTTTTTGCAACTCCATCTGAGTATGACGGTCTTTCCATCTTCTTATCCACTGTTGCCTTCTCATTTCAAGTCTATGGAGATTTTTCAGGTTATACAGATTTGGCGAGAGGTTCCGCATTTCTTTTAGGGTATGAAATTCCAGAAAACTTCCGATCTCCATTTTTGTCTGTTAGTTTTACGGAATTGTGGAGTCGTTGGCATTATACCCTATCCACTTGGATCAGAGACTATTTATACATTCCACTTGGTGGAAATCGCGTATCAGAACTTAGATACAATATCAATACCATCATCGTAATGTCTCTCTCTGGCTTATGGCATGGGAATACTTACACTTTTTTCTTTTGGGGATTTTTCCACGGAATATTTTTAGCAATCGAACGATTTGCATTCGGAAAACCGAATCGAAGTTCCATGTCTACAATGAAAAAAATCTTTGCGATCATTTGGATTTTTTCAATTTTTTGTATCCTATCTACTTTTTTCAGAATAGATACACTCGAAAAAATTGCTAATTTTTGGTCCTCTAGCTTTAACCTAAAAGGCAAAATCATTTATAAACCAGATTTCTGGGGTTTGATCATCGGTAGCTACCTGATTCAAATCATTGAATATAAAAACTATTTCCAAGATTATTTTAAGCCATACATAAATTGGTTAATTCCATTATTTAGTGTTATCTTGTTTTTCGCGTTAGTAAAAATCGAAGTAGCAACTGAAACGTTTATTTATTTCCAATTTTGAGATCAATATGAACCAAAAGAAAATTTATTTTTATCCGATTATCGTTCTATTTTTTATTTTTTCCATCGATAAGATCGCATGTATTCCAGAATTTAGGGAAGCAGCAAGAAGGTCATATAAACCTGGGCAAAATATACTTTTAGGCTTTCCGAAAGTTTGGGAAGAGAATAAAATTAGGCAGCTAGAAAACCAAAAGATAATCCTTGTTACAGGTTCTTCACGATCCGAAATTTTACATGAGTGGGAAGAGATTCCTGTAAAACCAACTACCTATAACAAACCTGTCTATTTTGAAACACGTTCGGCAGTAAAAGCTTCCGAATATATGCTCAATTATCTTTTACTGAAAGGGATGATTGATACAGGTTTTAAACCAAACTTAATGTTCATTGAATTTTCAGAAGAAATGCTCAATGAAAACAATTCATTCTCTTATAAAACCAAATGGAAAGAGTTGATGTTAACGGAGGACCAGCTACTTGATATCTTTCCCGTTTTCAATCCACAATACAAACTTGAGATCATGAGTCGATTGATCTTTCTCTCTTATAACTATCACATACGTCCAATCCAAGGAATTTCAAATTTAATCAAGGGTGAAAAAGCGAGTGATGATTTATACTTCATTGCAATATCATCCTATCTCAATAAAAAAAGACCTTTCGATCCCAATCATATTGGTATTGAAATTGATAACTTTTCTCCTCAAGATTATGAAAGCAGGATCATCAATTATACAAAAGAAATTCAAGATATGATGTTAAGAAACTATCGATTTTCAGATACCGAATTTGGTTTTTTAAAGAAGATCATAAATTTAGCTGAGACTCATAATATACCAAC containing:
- a CDS encoding MBOAT family protein yields the protein MLFNSIDYFFFFIACYILYWISPSRFRKYILIIFSLIFYGYWSGSFLIHFVLFIILTHLCVLGILKTKKRIFLVLGVSLNLLNLCFFKYILTYLKYLTLEGEVSIPFFQSLSELVLPLAISFYTFQMIAYLVDAWRGKFHESPFINFLLFILFFPQLIAGPIMRHDDFYDQIDHAKLNLDFVQRGILHIISGLVKKVLIADQLAKLINPVFATPSEYDGLSIFLSTVAFSFQVYGDFSGYTDLARGSAFLLGYEIPENFRSPFLSVSFTELWSRWHYTLSTWIRDYLYIPLGGNRVSELRYNINTIIVMSLSGLWHGNTYTFFFWGFFHGIFLAIERFAFGKPNRSSMSTMKKIFAIIWIFSIFCILSTFFRIDTLEKIANFWSSSFNLKGKIIYKPDFWGLIIGSYLIQIIEYKNYFQDYFKPYINWLIPLFSVILFFALVKIEVATETFIYFQF
- a CDS encoding acetoacetate--CoA ligase, with protein sequence MAQNALWTPVNLSTNLTRFQRHLESKLGKSFPDYVTFHKYSVDEFQTFWMEWLKESGFRLRTEPTKAFERGEHFSKSKWFPGASFNFAENLIENGNPNALAIVFYGENGVVQRLTYGDLKNEVIKLQSHLITLGVKKGDRVVGIVPNAPISTIGMLATTSLGAIWASASPDFGVKGILDRFEQIEPKVVISVESYLFKGKKISILDKLEEVTQSLASSKSSEFKQTILYDFIEPILHFGKIQNPYRYSNLKPMEGSQRMEYTPIEFSDPVYIMFSSGTTGLPKCIVQGGGVLLNHTKELSLHCNVSEGDRVFYYTTCGWMMWNWSQSVLALGATLYQFDGNPFYPTWETLWNMAEKESIQVFGTSAKYLSVLEEENVSVGEKFSLPKLKVILSTGSPLPTSGFHYLYDKIKKDVQLSSISGGTDLNGCFALGNPNLPVYAGEIQCKGLGMDVQVFDDMGKSVIGEKGELVCPTPFPSMPLYFWNDDLGSKYKSAYFETYENIWCHGDFASITSSNGVIIYGRSDATLNPGGVRIGTADIYSVVSKIPEIKDSVIIGQDYKDDVRVILFVVMADGITLDDVLMKKIKEQIKIETSPRHVPSLILTVPEIPYTVNGKKVEIAVKQTVAGQEVKNKNALANPQALDFFQNRKELAE
- a CDS encoding DUF1574 family protein, with protein sequence MNQKKIYFYPIIVLFFIFSIDKIACIPEFREAARRSYKPGQNILLGFPKVWEENKIRQLENQKIILVTGSSRSEILHEWEEIPVKPTTYNKPVYFETRSAVKASEYMLNYLLLKGMIDTGFKPNLMFIEFSEEMLNENNSFSYKTKWKELMLTEDQLLDIFPVFNPQYKLEIMSRLIFLSYNYHIRPIQGISNLIKGEKASDDLYFIAISSYLNKKRPFDPNHIGIEIDNFSPQDYESRIINYTKEIQDMMLRNYRFSDTEFGFLKKIINLAETHNIPTVIWEPQVHPYYQNLRKSITGGNLYETILLPQLNPNSKNIRTISLNKGNTNCKTYADSSHVSTICVPEIVDKLLQTAKDIPNFQ